One window of the Paenibacillus beijingensis genome contains the following:
- the yqfC gene encoding sporulation protein YqfC: MGKISRKLRKMTADILDLPQDVVYDLPRMTMIGDRQLYIENHRGVLHFSSDLLKLALSQGELEVAGKDLIIRTIWTEEVFVEGQIYGISIRGQEGKS; this comes from the coding sequence ATGGGCAAAATCAGCCGAAAACTGCGTAAAATGACCGCCGATATTTTGGATTTGCCGCAGGATGTCGTATACGATTTGCCCCGGATGACGATGATCGGAGACCGGCAGCTTTATATCGAAAACCATAGGGGCGTGCTGCATTTCTCCAGCGACCTGCTGAAGCTGGCTCTGAGCCAGGGGGAGCTTGAAGTAGCCGGAAAAGATCTTATTATCCGGACGATATGGACGGAAGAAGTGTTCGTGGAAGGGCAAATATACGGCATTTCCATACGCGGGCAGGAGGGGAAATCGTGA
- the yqfD gene encoding sporulation protein YqfD, with protein MNESWVQKLRGVATVRIRGGRQEELVNSALGGGLQLWSIRRTSVDELEFSVMLPDFFRLRPYLKRTGCRMHVIGRRGFPFWLDKLGNRKFFAVGMVLFFVGMYLLSSLVWEIEVKGNVKLTEEQILAAARQEGIYPFQWSFRLPDTDVLSKKLTAELPGAAWIGVEKTGTKIVLRVVETTKPEERPLLSPRHLVASSDGVVTQILAEAGRPVVRKNAKVKKGQILISGTIGEGKYTRTVVAKGTVRGLVWHEYDIVSPLTQQTKVYTGESRTKWYIVIAGRSLQVSGFGKNPFAASQTETRLEEASWQTWKLPLGRMKEKVLETEIAERKLSRAEAVEAGLMKAKADVLSKAGADAVVKEQKILHEKTDNGKVYMKVLIEVEQSIVTEMPLVQMQGE; from the coding sequence GTGAACGAATCATGGGTGCAAAAGCTTCGCGGCGTCGCCACGGTCCGCATCCGGGGAGGCCGTCAGGAAGAGCTTGTCAATTCGGCGCTCGGCGGCGGGCTGCAGCTGTGGTCCATCCGCCGGACAAGCGTGGACGAGCTGGAATTTTCGGTCATGCTGCCGGATTTTTTCCGGCTGCGCCCTTATTTGAAGCGGACGGGCTGCCGGATGCACGTCATCGGACGGCGCGGCTTTCCGTTCTGGCTGGACAAGCTGGGAAATCGCAAGTTTTTTGCCGTCGGAATGGTGCTGTTTTTTGTCGGCATGTATCTGCTGTCTTCGCTCGTTTGGGAGATTGAAGTGAAAGGCAACGTCAAATTGACGGAAGAGCAAATATTGGCCGCCGCCCGGCAGGAAGGCATCTACCCGTTCCAGTGGTCGTTCCGTCTGCCGGATACGGACGTGCTGTCCAAGAAGCTGACGGCCGAGCTTCCGGGAGCGGCCTGGATCGGCGTCGAAAAGACAGGGACGAAGATTGTGCTCCGGGTGGTGGAGACGACGAAGCCCGAGGAGCGTCCGCTCCTCAGTCCCCGCCATTTGGTCGCGTCCTCCGACGGGGTGGTGACGCAAATTTTGGCCGAGGCTGGAAGGCCCGTCGTGCGCAAAAACGCGAAGGTGAAAAAAGGCCAAATTCTCATTTCCGGTACGATCGGGGAAGGGAAATATACGCGGACGGTCGTTGCCAAAGGGACGGTGCGCGGCCTCGTATGGCATGAGTACGACATCGTTTCGCCGCTGACGCAGCAGACGAAGGTGTACACCGGAGAGTCGAGAACGAAGTGGTATATTGTCATTGCGGGCCGGTCGCTGCAGGTGAGCGGCTTCGGCAAAAATCCGTTTGCCGCGTCGCAAACGGAAACCCGGCTGGAAGAAGCGTCATGGCAAACGTGGAAGCTGCCGCTGGGCCGGATGAAGGAAAAGGTACTGGAGACGGAGATAGCGGAGCGCAAGCTTTCCCGCGCCGAGGCGGTAGAGGCCGGACTGATGAAGGCGAAAGCCGATGTACTGTCGAAAGCGGGGGCGGATGCCGTCGTCAAGGAGCAAAAAATTTTGCATGAAAAGACGGACAATGGTAAAGTTTATATGAAAGTCCTGATAGAAGTGGAACAATCGATTGTAACGGAAATGCCTTTAGTCCAAATGCAAGGAGAATGA
- a CDS encoding PhoH family protein, with amino-acid sequence MPIETKYAKIQLENAAEGLALFGPQDHYLRLIEEKSEASVRSREAEIVISGPEAAVDSLEQLYSVLLQLVRGGYMPTERDILYAYELSLTMQADQLLDLFKGEITTTYRGKPIRVKTIGQRHYVSTIRKKDIVFGIGPAGTGKTYLAVVLAVAALKEGKVKRIMLTRPAVEAGENLGFLPGDLQEKVDPYLRPLYDALHDVLGPDQTAKAFERGIIEIAPLAYMRGRTLDDSFIILDEAQNTTPEQMKMFLTRLGFGSKMVITGDVTQIDLPRGKKSGLMEAERILQGIEEIGFIAFSEQDVVRHSLVQKIIVAYNEDAENQA; translated from the coding sequence TTGCCGATAGAGACGAAGTATGCGAAAATACAGCTCGAAAACGCCGCGGAGGGACTCGCTTTGTTCGGTCCCCAGGATCATTATTTGCGGCTGATTGAAGAAAAAAGCGAGGCGTCCGTCCGTTCCCGCGAAGCGGAGATCGTCATCTCCGGCCCGGAGGCGGCTGTCGATTCCTTGGAGCAGCTGTACAGCGTGCTGCTGCAGCTAGTGCGCGGCGGATACATGCCGACGGAGCGCGATATCCTGTACGCTTACGAGCTGTCGCTCACCATGCAGGCCGATCAGCTGCTCGATCTGTTCAAAGGCGAGATTACGACGACGTACCGGGGCAAGCCGATTCGGGTCAAGACGATCGGACAGCGCCATTACGTCTCGACGATTCGCAAGAAAGATATCGTGTTCGGGATCGGACCGGCGGGAACGGGCAAAACGTATTTGGCCGTCGTGCTGGCGGTCGCCGCGCTTAAGGAAGGCAAGGTCAAGCGGATCATGCTGACGCGCCCTGCCGTGGAAGCGGGCGAGAATCTCGGTTTTTTGCCGGGAGATTTGCAGGAAAAGGTAGACCCGTATTTGCGTCCGCTGTACGATGCGCTGCACGACGTGCTCGGCCCCGACCAGACGGCGAAGGCGTTCGAGCGCGGCATCATCGAGATTGCGCCGCTTGCTTATATGCGGGGAAGGACGCTGGATGATTCGTTCATTATATTGGATGAAGCGCAAAATACGACGCCGGAGCAGATGAAGATGTTTTTGACCCGTCTCGGTTTCGGATCGAAGATGGTCATTACCGGCGACGTGACGCAGATTGATTTGCCCCGGGGCAAAAAGTCCGGGCTGATGGAAGCCGAACGCATATTGCAGGGCATTGAGGAAATCGGTTTTATCGCCTTTTCGGAACAGGACGTCGTCCGGCATTCGCTGGTGCAGAAAATCATTGTCGCTTATAACGAGGATGCTGAAAATCAAGCATAG
- a CDS encoding HD family phosphohydrolase, with protein sequence MNRIWADNWKNARLSFIGPGWKQSAAVRFLLLLLFVLLFYFSLSPHLVPQTYDIALGAKSERDIKAAKQIDDEKATLKAQEAAAERVQPIYSIVALRSDAIVDRIFTRIEGLNQDDQVTSQSKIDIYKSEVPAYYDEYVNDFIKRNRGGGTYSDTLLQEMERTVKDQKYDIPAETFYKLPNLSQAQVGEMRQVTLGVVRKLMSESLREAETSRTKVAELVNTSSLTQRSTREIVQEIARFAIMPNKFFDKDATDEAKVLAKENTPRVVIKEGDIIVQKGEMITPETYELLAGAGLLDEQKTYRPQLGLLLMSLLCLLVIYIYLYQSGSLGGIRPKYNNAQLLMLLLIYTINLVMMQIVNLAQTPAAPFVGYLAPVAMGTMLITLLLDMHLAIVSSFLFAITGSVIFNMQMNQLFDFHYGFVICVVSFSAIFTVHRASQRSTILKAGIMASLFGTVSVLALELLGDLPERMALIYSLTFAFASGVITAILVIGLMPFFEVTFGILSALKLVELSNPNHPLLRKLLTETPGTYHHSVMVGNLSEAAAEAIGADGLLCRVGSFYHDIGKTKRPNYFIENQTNIENPHDSIDPKLSKSIIVAHARDGVDMLKAYNIPKPIRDIAEQHHGTTSLKYFYHKAVKQAEAEGKTPQFTEDDFRYPGPKAQSKEAAVVGISDCVEAAVRSLRNPTMEGIETMINKIIKSRLDDNQFNECDLTLKELDKIAETLKEAVVGIFHSRIEYPEDVKPKERLA encoded by the coding sequence ATGAACCGAATTTGGGCGGACAATTGGAAGAACGCGCGGCTTTCGTTTATCGGCCCAGGCTGGAAGCAGAGCGCCGCCGTTCGATTTTTGCTGCTCCTGCTGTTTGTGCTGCTGTTTTATTTCAGTCTTTCGCCGCATCTCGTGCCGCAAACGTACGATATCGCGCTGGGCGCCAAAAGCGAACGCGATATTAAGGCGGCCAAGCAGATCGATGACGAGAAGGCTACTTTGAAGGCGCAGGAAGCGGCTGCCGAGCGGGTGCAGCCGATTTACTCGATCGTCGCGCTGAGGAGCGACGCCATCGTTGACCGGATTTTTACCCGGATTGAGGGCCTTAATCAGGATGACCAGGTGACCTCTCAAAGCAAAATTGATATTTACAAGAGCGAAGTGCCCGCTTACTATGATGAATACGTCAACGATTTCATCAAACGGAACCGCGGCGGCGGCACTTACAGCGATACGCTGCTGCAGGAAATGGAACGTACGGTCAAAGACCAGAAATACGATATTCCCGCCGAAACGTTTTATAAGCTGCCTAACTTGTCTCAAGCACAGGTCGGCGAAATGCGGCAGGTGACGCTGGGCGTCGTGCGCAAGCTGATGAGCGAATCGCTGCGGGAAGCGGAGACGTCGCGCACGAAGGTGGCCGAACTGGTCAACACGAGTTCGCTGACGCAGCGCTCCACCCGCGAAATTGTACAGGAAATCGCCCGTTTTGCCATTATGCCGAATAAATTTTTCGATAAGGACGCGACCGACGAGGCAAAGGTGCTCGCCAAGGAAAATACGCCCAGAGTCGTCATTAAAGAAGGCGACATCATTGTCCAAAAGGGAGAAATGATCACTCCGGAAACATATGAGCTGCTTGCGGGCGCCGGCCTGCTGGATGAGCAAAAAACATACCGTCCGCAGCTTGGCCTGCTGCTCATGTCGCTGCTGTGCCTGCTCGTCATTTATATTTACCTGTACCAATCGGGCAGCTTGGGAGGAATCAGGCCGAAGTATAACAACGCGCAGCTGCTGATGCTCCTGCTCATTTATACGATCAATCTGGTCATGATGCAAATCGTCAATCTGGCGCAGACGCCTGCGGCGCCGTTCGTCGGTTATTTGGCCCCGGTCGCGATGGGGACGATGCTGATTACGCTGCTGCTCGATATGCACCTGGCGATCGTCAGCTCGTTTTTGTTCGCGATTACCGGCAGCGTCATCTTTAATATGCAGATGAACCAGCTGTTCGATTTTCATTACGGATTCGTCATCTGCGTCGTATCGTTCAGCGCCATCTTTACCGTTCACCGGGCAAGCCAGCGCTCGACGATTCTTAAAGCGGGCATTATGGCGAGCTTGTTTGGAACGGTATCGGTTCTCGCGCTGGAGCTGCTCGGCGATTTGCCGGAGCGGATGGCGCTGATCTACTCGCTTACATTCGCGTTTGCGAGCGGGGTCATCACGGCCATTCTCGTCATCGGCTTAATGCCGTTTTTTGAAGTGACGTTCGGTATTTTGTCGGCACTCAAGCTGGTAGAGCTGTCTAATCCGAACCACCCGCTGCTGCGCAAGCTGCTGACGGAAACGCCCGGAACGTACCATCACAGCGTCATGGTCGGCAATTTGTCGGAAGCGGCGGCTGAGGCGATCGGGGCGGACGGGCTGCTGTGCCGGGTCGGTTCGTTTTATCACGATATCGGCAAGACGAAGCGGCCGAATTATTTTATCGAGAATCAGACGAATATTGAAAACCCGCACGATTCGATCGATCCGAAGCTGAGCAAGTCAATTATCGTGGCACATGCGCGCGACGGGGTGGACATGCTGAAGGCCTACAACATTCCGAAGCCGATCCGGGATATCGCGGAGCAGCATCACGGCACGACGTCGCTGAAATATTTTTATCATAAAGCGGTCAAGCAAGCCGAGGCGGAAGGAAAGACGCCGCAGTTTACGGAGGATGATTTCCGATATCCCGGTCCGAAGGCGCAATCCAAGGAAGCGGCGGTTGTCGGCATATCCGACTGTGTGGAAGCTGCGGTCCGCAGCCTGCGCAATCCGACGATGGAAGGCATTGAAACGATGATTAACAAAATCATCAAAAGCCGTCTGGACGACAACCAGTTCAACGAATGCGACCTGACGCTCAAGGAGCTGGACAAAATCGCGGAAACGTTGAAGGAAGCGGTCGTCGGCATTTTTCATTCGCGCATTGAATATCCGGAAGATGTAAAACCAAAGGAGCGGCTGGCATGA
- the ybeY gene encoding rRNA maturation RNase YbeY, translating into MSLQLDWSNEQDKMDIPEAWIARLQQLLQLAGEAEGLAEGQVDLTFVDDEEIHRLNREYRSIDRPTDVLSFAMQEDGEGEPDIIFEVESEEEEDPFSGMLGDIIISVETAQRQSEEYGHSLEREIGFLFVHGFLHLIGYDHGDEESEAVMTAKQEAVLQKAGLPR; encoded by the coding sequence ATGAGTTTGCAGTTGGATTGGAGTAACGAGCAAGACAAAATGGATATTCCCGAGGCGTGGATCGCAAGACTGCAGCAGCTGCTGCAGCTTGCGGGCGAAGCGGAAGGACTTGCGGAAGGTCAGGTCGATCTGACGTTTGTCGACGATGAGGAAATTCACCGCCTGAACCGGGAATACCGCAGCATCGACCGTCCGACCGATGTGCTGTCGTTCGCGATGCAGGAAGACGGCGAAGGGGAGCCGGATATCATCTTCGAAGTCGAGAGCGAAGAGGAAGAGGACCCGTTCTCGGGGATGCTCGGCGACATTATTATTTCGGTTGAAACGGCGCAGCGTCAAAGCGAGGAATACGGCCACTCTCTGGAGAGGGAGATCGGATTTCTGTTCGTGCACGGCTTTCTTCACCTGATCGGATACGATCACGGCGACGAGGAGAGCGAGGCGGTTATGACCGCCAAGCAGGAAGCCGTGCTGCAGAAAGCCGGCCTGCCGCGCTGA
- a CDS encoding diacylglycerol kinase family protein, translating into MKRFIRSLGFAAAGLVHALRSERHMRFHLAAAAAVCIVAAKLPLSRTQWAVLLLAIALVITAELINTAVERAVDLISPELHPLAKLAKDTAAGAVLAAVFFSVLVGFVILGPPLWSLLAGK; encoded by the coding sequence ATGAAGCGGTTTATCCGCAGTCTGGGGTTTGCGGCGGCCGGCCTTGTGCATGCGCTCCGCAGCGAGCGGCATATGCGGTTTCATCTGGCTGCCGCGGCCGCGGTTTGCATCGTTGCCGCGAAGCTGCCGCTCAGCAGGACGCAGTGGGCGGTGCTGCTGCTCGCAATTGCGCTCGTCATAACGGCGGAGCTGATCAATACGGCCGTCGAACGGGCTGTCGACCTGATCAGCCCGGAGCTTCACCCGCTTGCGAAGCTTGCTAAAGACACGGCAGCCGGCGCCGTGCTGGCCGCCGTTTTTTTTTCCGTTTTGGTCGGATTCGTCATTCTTGGGCCTCCGCTTTGGAGCTTGCTGGCCGGAAAATAG
- the cdd gene encoding cytidine deaminase: protein MKERWGYLIEAAHDVWKRAYVPYSRFQVGAALLDGQGVIHKGCNVENAAYGPSNCAERTALHRAIADGVKPGTFKAIAVIGDTPGPITPCGICRQVLTELCPPDMPVIMSNLAGDINVMTVAELLPGAFNSSDLKKGNDKAV, encoded by the coding sequence TTGAAAGAGCGGTGGGGTTATTTGATAGAAGCGGCGCATGATGTCTGGAAACGGGCATATGTGCCGTACTCCCGCTTTCAGGTAGGGGCGGCGCTGCTGGACGGACAAGGCGTCATACACAAGGGCTGCAATGTGGAAAATGCGGCCTACGGCCCGTCCAATTGCGCGGAGCGCACCGCGCTGCACCGCGCAATTGCAGACGGCGTCAAGCCGGGAACGTTCAAAGCGATTGCCGTTATCGGCGATACGCCGGGTCCGATTACGCCCTGCGGCATTTGCCGCCAGGTGCTGACGGAGCTGTGTCCGCCCGATATGCCCGTCATTATGAGCAACCTGGCCGGCGACATCAACGTGATGACGGTTGCTGAGCTGCTGCCGGGCGCATTTAATTCAAGCGATTTGAAGAAGGGAAACGATAAGGCCGTATGA
- the era gene encoding GTPase Era, which produces MSNDWLSKQGQSAGGGGKFRSGFVAIVGRPNVGKSTLMNAMIGQKIAIMSDKPQTTRNKIHGVYTTDEAQIVFLDTPGIHKPNSKLGDYMMKAADTALGEVDAVLFLADVSEGLGGGDRYIMERLKAAKTPVFLVLNKIDKVQPEELLPIIGQYKDFLDFAEVVPISALQGSNVETLLQQITRYLPEGPQYYPADQITDHPEQFVCAEMIREKILQLTREEVPHSIAVAIEDMRVQDNGVVYIGAVIYVERDSQKGIVIGKQGSLLKEVGKLARRDIETLLGSKTFLELWVKVKKDWRNQERILKDLGFRHE; this is translated from the coding sequence ATGAGCAATGACTGGTTAAGCAAACAAGGGCAATCCGCCGGCGGAGGGGGCAAATTCCGCTCCGGATTCGTCGCGATCGTCGGCCGTCCGAACGTCGGCAAGTCGACGCTTATGAACGCGATGATCGGGCAGAAAATCGCGATTATGTCGGACAAGCCGCAGACGACACGCAACAAAATTCACGGCGTCTACACAACGGACGAAGCGCAGATCGTCTTTCTCGATACGCCCGGCATCCATAAACCGAATTCGAAGCTTGGCGATTATATGATGAAAGCGGCCGATACGGCGCTCGGCGAAGTGGACGCGGTGCTGTTTCTCGCCGACGTGTCGGAAGGGCTCGGCGGCGGCGACCGCTATATTATGGAACGGCTCAAAGCGGCCAAGACGCCGGTGTTTCTTGTGCTGAACAAAATCGACAAAGTGCAGCCCGAGGAGCTGCTGCCGATTATCGGGCAGTACAAAGATTTTCTCGATTTTGCGGAGGTAGTGCCGATCTCGGCCCTTCAAGGCAGCAATGTGGAGACGCTGCTGCAGCAAATTACGCGTTACTTGCCGGAAGGACCGCAGTATTACCCTGCCGACCAAATAACCGATCACCCGGAACAGTTCGTCTGCGCCGAAATGATCCGCGAGAAAATTTTGCAGCTGACCCGCGAGGAGGTTCCTCATTCGATCGCCGTCGCGATTGAAGATATGCGGGTGCAGGACAATGGGGTCGTCTATATCGGCGCCGTCATATACGTCGAGCGCGATTCCCAGAAAGGTATCGTCATCGGCAAGCAGGGCTCCTTGCTCAAAGAAGTCGGCAAGCTTGCGCGCCGGGACATCGAGACGCTCCTCGGCTCCAAGACATTCTTGGAGCTGTGGGTTAAGGTGAAGAAAGATTGGCGCAACCAGGAACGGATATTGAAGGATCTCGGTTTCCGCCACGAATAA
- a CDS encoding YqzL family protein, whose product MRNFSWTYFTMTGNVESFLLYKEMDQFPRTEELGAFAGVDDEPAAVAGAADDSGSL is encoded by the coding sequence ATGCGGAATTTTTCGTGGACGTACTTTACGATGACCGGCAACGTAGAATCATTTTTGCTGTATAAGGAAATGGATCAGTTCCCGAGGACGGAAGAATTGGGCGCGTTCGCAGGAGTGGATGACGAACCGGCCGCAGTCGCGGGAGCGGCGGACGATTCCGGATCGTTGTAA
- the recO gene encoding DNA repair protein RecO, whose protein sequence is MLYRIEGIVIRSTDYGEGNKILTLLTDKAGKVGIIARGAKKARSRHSSIAQPFTYGEFVFFRSSGLGTLNAGEIIESFHRLREDLDLAAYASYAAELCDRALQDDEAGEFIFQQLKACFMGLAEGKDPEVTVNLFEMKILETAGYAPELDVCVSCGNEEGPVRISVQAGGTLCRRCWSRDASALPVSDGALKLLRLFRRLDMRRLGSIQVSVETKKQLKAVLRSFFDTHMDLRLKSRAFLDQLDRMNQQADAPLRERRSLYDDGK, encoded by the coding sequence ATGCTGTACCGGATTGAAGGCATTGTGATCCGCAGCACCGATTACGGGGAAGGCAACAAAATTTTGACGCTGTTAACGGACAAGGCCGGCAAGGTCGGCATTATCGCCAGAGGGGCGAAAAAAGCGCGCAGCCGGCATTCGTCGATCGCCCAGCCGTTTACGTACGGAGAGTTCGTTTTTTTTCGCAGCAGCGGTCTTGGAACTCTTAACGCCGGGGAGATTATCGAATCGTTTCACCGGCTGCGGGAAGATCTCGATTTGGCCGCTTACGCTTCGTATGCGGCGGAATTGTGCGACCGGGCGCTGCAGGACGATGAAGCGGGCGAGTTTATTTTTCAGCAGTTGAAAGCGTGCTTCATGGGTCTGGCGGAAGGGAAAGATCCGGAAGTGACGGTCAATCTGTTCGAGATGAAAATATTGGAGACGGCCGGCTACGCCCCCGAGCTGGATGTTTGCGTCTCATGCGGCAATGAAGAGGGGCCGGTGCGGATCAGCGTGCAGGCCGGCGGCACACTTTGCCGCCGATGCTGGAGCAGGGATGCGTCGGCGCTGCCGGTGAGCGATGGCGCGCTCAAGCTGCTCCGTTTGTTTCGCAGGCTCGACATGCGGCGGCTCGGTTCGATACAAGTGAGCGTGGAAACGAAAAAACAATTGAAAGCGGTGCTGCGCTCTTTTTTTGACACCCATATGGATTTGCGTTTGAAATCACGAGCTTTTCTCGATCAGCTTGACCGTATGAATCAACAGGCGGATGCTCCTTTGCGGGAGCGGCGCAGCTTATATGACGATGGCAAGTGA
- the glyQ gene encoding glycine--tRNA ligase subunit alpha translates to MNFQGMILTLQQFWAEQNCILVQPYDVEKGAGTMNPMTFLRSIGPEPWNVAYVEPSRRPADGRYGENPNRLYQHHQFQVILKPSPDNIQELYLESLKRLGIDPLHHDIRFVEDNWESPTLGAWGLGWEVWLNGMEITQFTYFQQVGGIDANPVAVEITYGMERLASYIQEKENVFDLEWVDGVTYGDVFLQPEYEHSKYTFETSDTAMLFSLFNMYEEEAKRTMEQKLVFPAYDYVLKCSHTFNLLDARGAISVTERTGYIMRVRNLARACAATYLEERERLGFPMLRKGAEQNG, encoded by the coding sequence ATGAATTTTCAAGGCATGATTCTGACTCTGCAGCAGTTCTGGGCGGAGCAAAACTGTATTCTCGTACAGCCTTACGACGTGGAAAAAGGCGCGGGAACGATGAATCCGATGACGTTTCTCCGTTCCATCGGCCCGGAGCCTTGGAACGTCGCTTATGTGGAGCCGTCCCGGCGTCCCGCGGACGGCCGCTACGGGGAAAATCCGAACCGTTTGTACCAGCATCACCAGTTCCAGGTTATTTTGAAGCCGTCCCCGGACAACATTCAGGAGCTGTACCTCGAGAGCCTGAAACGGCTTGGCATCGATCCGCTTCATCACGATATCCGGTTTGTCGAGGACAACTGGGAATCGCCGACGCTCGGCGCCTGGGGCTTGGGCTGGGAAGTGTGGCTGAACGGCATGGAAATTACGCAGTTTACGTATTTCCAGCAGGTCGGCGGCATCGACGCCAATCCGGTAGCGGTTGAAATCACGTACGGCATGGAGCGTCTTGCTTCCTACATTCAGGAAAAGGAAAATGTGTTCGATCTGGAATGGGTGGACGGCGTCACCTACGGCGACGTGTTCCTGCAGCCCGAGTACGAGCATTCCAAATATACGTTTGAAACGTCCGACACGGCGATGCTGTTCTCCTTGTTCAATATGTACGAGGAAGAAGCGAAGCGGACGATGGAACAGAAGCTGGTGTTTCCGGCTTACGACTATGTGCTGAAATGCTCGCATACGTTCAACCTGCTGGACGCGCGCGGCGCGATCAGCGTGACGGAGCGGACGGGCTATATTATGCGTGTACGGAATTTGGCGCGTGCCTGCGCGGCCACTTATCTCGAAGAGCGGGAACGCCTCGGCTTCCCGATGCTGCGGAAGGGAGCGGAGCAGAATGGCTAA